The following coding sequences lie in one Arachis hypogaea cultivar Tifrunner chromosome 9, arahy.Tifrunner.gnm2.J5K5, whole genome shotgun sequence genomic window:
- the LOC112710345 gene encoding putative pentatricopeptide repeat-containing protein At1g53330, protein MATPKPISPFRLSSLLRSEKDPSKALKLFLHPNPTQPKPFRHSLLSYDLLITKLGRAKMFLEMEQILHRLCHHTTFCVPEPLLCQVITLYGRNRLPSSAIHTFLSLGSFRCTPTVKSFNSLLNALLTSRDFQNFSEFASRVMEFTQPDTCTFNILINAWCLRGNIDCAWKVFDEMRDLGVPPSEVTFGTLINGLCKSMRLQEALKLKEVMIKDHKLKPNVNLYTTLIKGGCVVGEMDRVFRIKDEMVRNNVKLDAAVYNTLMGALFKAGRKDEGWQVLDEMNKNGCKPDLVTYNVMIAEFCSENNFEEVFRILDGMEGGGVKPDVVIYNVIIGWLCKTGKCNEANDLFQDMPRRGCTPDVVTYRTLFDGLCGWMHLSEAALILDEMLFKGYAPLSRSLNRFIDGMCSEGNFELLLTVLSSLGRKEDILNEDIWKIVVSMVFKPKELQENFDFELLDTLVVQYQT, encoded by the coding sequence ATGGCCACACCGAAGCCCATATCACCCTTCAGACTCTCTTCACTCCTCCGTTCCGAAAAAGACCCCTCCAAAGCCCTCAAACTCTTCCTCCACCCAAACCCAACCCAACCCAAACCCTTCCGCCACTCTCTCCTCTCCTACGACCTCCTCATCACCAAGCTAGGCCGTGCCAAGATGTTCCTGGAGATGGAACAAATCCTCCACCGCCTCTGCCACCACACCACCTTCTGCGTCCCTGAACCCCTCCTCTGCCAAGTCATCACCCTCTATGGCCGCAACCGCCTCCCCTCCTCCGCCATCCACACCTTCCTCTCCCTCGGTTCCTTCCGCTGCACGCCAACCGTCAAGTCCTTCAACTCCCTCCTCAATGCCCTCCTCACCTCCCGCGATTTCCAGAATTTCTCAGAATTCGCGTCACGAGTAATGGAATTCACGCAGCCAGATACTTGCACGTTCAACATTCTGATCAATGCGTGGTGCTTGAGAGGCAACATTGATTGTGCATggaaggtgtttgatgaaatgcgtGACCTTGGTGTTCCTCCCAGCGAGGTTACTTTTGGGACTTTGATTAATGGTCTTTGCAAAAGCATGCGGCTGCAAGAGGCGCTGAAGTTGAAGGAGGTTATGATAAAGGATCATAAGTTGAAGCCTAATGTTAACTTGTACACCACGCTGATCAAAGGTGGTTGTGTGGTTGGGGAGATGGATCGAGTCTTTAGGATCAAGGATGAGATGGTGAGAAACAATGTGAAGTTGGATGCTGCTGTTTATAACACTCTGATGGGCGCACTTTTCAAGGCCGGGAGGAAGGATGAGGGGTGGCAGGTTTTGGATGAGATGAACAAGAATGGCTGCAAACCTGACTTGGTGACTTACAATGTGATGATTGCAGAGTTTTGTAGTGAGAATAATTTCGAAGAAGTGTTTAGGATTTTGGATGGGATGGAAGGTGGTGGTGTGAAGCCTGATGTTGTGATCTACAATGTGATTATTGGTTGGCTGTGTAAGACAGGGAAATGTAATGAAGCGAATGATTTGTTTCAAGATATGCCAAGGCGAGGATGCACTCCAGATGTTGTGACGTATCGCACCCTTTTTGATGGTCTATGTGGATGGATGCATTTGAGTGAAGCTGCATTGATTTTGGATGAGATGTTGTTCAAAGGCTATGCTCCTCTTTCTAGGAGTTTGAACAGATTTATAGATGGGATGTGCAGCGAAGGGAATTTTGAGTTGCTGTTGACAGTTTTGAGTAGTCTGGGTAGAAAGGAAGATATTTTGAATGAGGACATATGGAAAATTGTGGTTTCCATGGTTTTCAAACCAAAGGAGCTGCAAGAAAACTTTGACTTTGAGCTTTTGGATACATTGGTCGTGCAATATCAAACATGA
- the LOC112710344 gene encoding glycerol kinase: MSKEDVFVSAIDQGTSSSRFIIYDKSARPITSHQVEFTQFYPQAGWVEHDPMEILESVKVCVAKAVDKATADGFNVDKGLKAIGITNQRETALVWSKSTGAPLHNAIVWMDVRTTSICRRLEKELSGGKGHFVDSCGLPISTYFSATKLLWLMENVDAVKEGIKKKDALFGTVDTWLIWNLTGGKDGGLHVTDVSNASRTMLMNLKTLDWDPATLNTLGIPGEILPKIVSNAEVIGNVATGWPIKGVQISGCLGDQHAAMLGQVCRKGEAKSTYGTGAFILLNTGDKVIKSNHGLLSTIAYKLGSKAQTNYALEGSVAIAGAAVQWLRDNLGIISSASDIEAMASQVENTGGVYFVPAFNGLFAPWWRDDARGIVIGITRYTTKAHIARAVLESMCFQVKDVVDSMQKDYGNDKKDGVLRVDGGATINNLLMQTQADLSAMPVIRPSDIETTARGAAFAAGLAAGIWKEDFIFDTAEQMKKATTFRPIMTEEVRKKKVECWNKAVNRSFDLADLSFEL; the protein is encoded by the exons ATGTCAAAGGAGGATGTTTTTGTTAGCGCCATTGACCAAGGAACCAGTAGCAGCAGGTTCATAATCTATGACAAATCAGCTCGTCCGATTACATCTCACCAAGTTGAATTCACTCAATTCTATCCACAGGCTGG GTGGGTGGAGCATGATCCAATGGAGATCTTGGAGAGTGTGAAGGTTTGTGTTGCTAAGGCTGTGGACAAGGCTACAGCTGATGGATTCAATGTGGATAAGGGTTTGAAGGCTATTGGCATCACCAATCAGAGGGAGACTGCCCTTGTTTGGAGCAAATCCACTGGTGCCCCTCTTCACAATGCTATTGTTTGGATGGATGTTCGTACCACTTCGATTTGCAG GAGATTAGAAAAGGAGTTATCTGGTGGGAAAGGCCACTTTGTGGACAGCTGTGGTTTGCCGATAAGCACATATTTCAGCGCCACGAAGCTGCTGTGGTTGATGGAAAATGTAGACGCCGTCAAGGAGGGTATAAAGAAAAAAGATGCCCTGTTTGGAACTGTAGACACTTGGTTAATATGGAATTTAACCGGAGGGAAGGACGGAGGATTGCATGTAACTGATGTATCAAATGCATCTCGGACGATGCTGATGAACCTGAAGACCCTTGATTGGGATCCTGCTACCTTAAACACCCTTGGAATCCCTGGTGAAATTTTGCCTAAAATTGTTAGTAATGCCGAGGTCATAGGAAATGTTGCTACCGGGTGGCCGATCAAAGGGGTACAAATTTCGGGATGTTTAGGGGATCAGCACGCAGCGATGCTAGGACAAGTGTGCCGTAAAGGAGAAGCTAAAAGCACTTATGGCACAGGTGCTTTCATACTTCTAAATACCGGTGACAAAGTAATTAAGTCAAACCATGGTCTTCTAAGCACCATTGCTTACAAGCTTGGCTCCAAGGCTCAAACCAATTATGCGCTGGAAGGATCGGTTGCTATTGCTGGAGCTGCAGTGCAGTGGCTTAGGGACAATCTTGGGATTATTTCTAGTGCATCGGATATAGAGGCTATGGCATCACAGGTTGAAAACACGGGTGGCGTTTACTTTGTTCCTGCTTTCAATGGATTGTTTGCTCCGTGGTGGCGTGATGATGCTCGGGGGATTGTCATTGGAATAACAAGGTACACAACCAAGGCTCACATAGCTCGTGCTGTACTTGAGAGCATGTGTTTTCAGGTGAAAGATGTGGTGGACTCGATGCAAAAAGATTATGGAAACGATAAAAAAGATGGCGTGCTCAGAGTGGATGGTGGTGCAACTATTAACAACTTGCTGATGCAGACTCAG GCAGATTTGTCTGCAATGCCGGTGATTAGGCCATCTGACATAGAGACGACGGCGCGTGGAGCAGCCTTTGCTGCTGGGTTAGCAGCTGGTATTTGGAAAGAAGATTTTATCTTCGATACGGCGGAACAGATGAAGAAAGCTACTACCTTCCGTCCGATAATGACCGAGGAAGTGAGGAAGAAGAAGGTGGAGTGCTGGAACAAAGCTGTTAATAGAAGTTTTGACTTGGCTGATCTTTCATTTGAATTATGA